Proteins from one Ipomoea triloba cultivar NCNSP0323 chromosome 1, ASM357664v1 genomic window:
- the LOC116028520 gene encoding neurofilament medium polypeptide → MATDESTVASVHPSQAEKEVKMMEQDNAAPQLKESGEEVLKVEKNGEAPPTSEAVVVEDEKVGEEVAAAEEVKPEGEVEKPKGEVIKVEKSGIEEEKPKGEELPCVVVVEKVEKAEDGEEGKPQGEDLAALEEDGEEKAPKGEELPIVEEVKTGDDDNKEEKPKVEDLGVIEDVGKEKPSCDELPVISEAIKVEEKAEGEELPAVGEEAKKPDDEEAKPKGEELAISEEVKTGDGEEKPKVENLSVIEEVMEKGIVEEIEKPICDEELPVIEKTVEEKEEEKPKPEEKEEQQITLQVPSVEPEEKIEPQIPPSTEEPAKEPDQTTPVIAIDHEAKPVAPEEDVEKPLDEPINEVKPVEQPKPVEVPVPEPKTVEETKGQEEKLPAKEHDSEVPEPAVVKQETAVTEEPREQATIPEKAEVLAEKIEAIVEEAQLVPQVAQCLEHETQTETKQHQLTENVVNEEAKTIEPSETPAEEAAQVKTVSRDAENEATEATEVEKKVDEAPAATTLEDALKPQTEVKEEVAPEAAKQDESKDGNDKKEDNVVLVKAKQSNIISKVKQTLVKAKKAIIGKSPTPKTETKTVEVKAK, encoded by the exons ATGGCCACTGATGAATCTACAGTTGCTTCTGTTCATCCCTCTCAG GCAGAGAAGGAAGTTAAAATGATGGAACAAGACAACGCTGCGCCTCAACTTAAGGAAAGCGGGGAGGAGGTGCTGAAAGTTGAGAAAAATGGTGAAGCTCCTCCGACTAGTGAGGCGGTGGTGGTGGAAGATGAGAAGGTGGGGGAGGAAGTGGCTGCAGCCGAAGAGGTGAAACCCGAGGGTGAGGTAGAGAAGCCTAAAGGTGAGGTAATTAAAGTGGAGAAGAGTGGCATTGAGGAAGAGAAGCCTAAAGGTGAGGAATTGCCTTGTGTCGTCGTGGTTGAAAAAGTGGAAAAAGCCGAGGATGGTGAAGAAGGGAAGCCTCAAGGCGAGGATTTAGCTGCACTTGAAGAGGACGGGGAAGAGAAGGCGCCTAAGGGCGAGGAATTACCCATTGTTGAAGAGGTGAAAACaggtgatgatgataataaagaAGAGAAGCCTAAAGTTGAGGATTTGGGTGTCATTGAAGATGTGGGAAAAGAGAAGCCTAGTTGTGATGAATTGCCTGTAATTTCAGAGGCAATCAAAGTTGAAGAGAAGGCTGAGGGTGAGGAGTTGCCTGCTGTTGGAGAAGAGGCGAAAAAGCCCGACGATGAGGAAGCCAAACCGAAAGGTGAGGAGTTAGCCATAAGTGAAGAGGTGAAAACAGGTGATGGTGAAGAGAAGCCTAAAGTTGAGAATTTAAGTGTCATTGAAGAGGTAATGGAAAAGGGCATTGTGGAAGAGATAGAGAAGCCTATTTGTGATGAAGAATTGCCTGTAATTGAAAAAACagttgaagagaaagaggaAGAGAAGCCTAAaccagaagaaaaagaagaacagCAAATTACTCTTCAAGTCCCTTCAGTTGAACCAGAAGAAAAGATTGAACCCCAGATTCCACCTTCTACAGAAGAGCCTGCAAAGGAGCCTGATCAAACCACTCCTGTAATAGCAATCGACCACGAGGCAAAACCCGTGGCACCTGAAGAAGATGTCGAAAAGCCACTAGATGAACCAATAAATGAAGTAAAACCCGTGGAGCAACCAAAACCAGTCGAGGTTCCGGTTCCTGAACCAAAAACAGTCGAAGAAACGAAAGGGCAGGAAGAAAAACTGCCAGCTAAAGAACACGATTCAGAAGTTCCAGAACCCGCTGTTGTGAAACAGGAAACTGCAGTAACCGAAGAACCCCGGGAGCAGGCTACTATCCCCGAGAAGGCAGAGGTTTTGGCTGAAAAAATTGAAGCCATCGTCGAAGAAGCTCAACTAGTACCTCAGGTTGCTCAATGCTTAGAGCACGAGACACAAACCGAGACAAAACAACACCAACTCACTGAAAATGTTGTCAACGAGGAAGCAAAAACTATCGAACCATCTGAAACTCCTGCAGAGGAAGCAGCTCAAGTCAAGACAGTTTCTCGAGACGCTGAAAATGAAGCAACCGAGGCAACAGAAGTGGAGAAGAAGGTAGATGAAGCCCCTGCAGCCACTACACTCGAAGACGCCCTAAAGCCACAGACAGAAGTGAAAGAAGAGGTGGCTCCTGAAGCTGCAAAACAGGACGAATCGAAAGATGGCAACGACAAGAAAGAGGACAATGTTGTTCTTGTGAAGGCAAAGCAATCAAACATCATATCAAAGGTTAAGCAAACGCTTGTCAAGGCAAAGAAAGCAATCATTGGGAAATCCCCGACTCCAAAAACCGAAACAAAGACAGTTGAAGTAAAAGCCAAATAA